In Sphingobacteriales bacterium, the sequence GGAAGGCTCTTTCTCTGTCGTGGCTCATGGCATAAGCTGTCTGAGCAATGATGACAACACCTTGATTAAATTCCCTTATTTTTCTGGTGGCGATAAAGCCATCGATGCCCGGCATTTTAATATCCATAAGCACCAAATCTATATCAGGCTGATTCTTCATCATTTCTATTGCTGAGTAGCCATCGGTAGCCCAGATAACTTTTGCGCCATATCGTGAAATAACCGATTCAAGATAATAATAGTTGTTTATCTCATCTTCAGCTATCAAAATTTTCCTGTTCGTCAGATTGGGTTTCTGATGCTCGATCATCTCAACTTTTTTTGCTGAATGATCGGCTTTCAGTTTTCCTGAAAAGGGAATGGTAAAATAAAAGGTAGAGCCTGAATTGACCGCTGAGTCTAATCGTAAGCTTCCTCCAAGTATGGTAACGAGTGACTTGACAATGGCCAGTCCAAGACCTGTTCCGCCATAATCAATGGCCTGCGAATCCGTTGCTTGTCTGAATCTTTCAAAGATTATTTCATGTTTGTCCGGTGGAATACCAATACCGGTATCTCTGACATAAAATTCAATAAAACCGGGTAAAATTTCATAGCCGATTTCAATATAACCATCCTGTGTGAATTTTAAGGCATTGCTTAACAGGTTTTCAAAAATCTGACTTAGCCTCACCTTATCGCTTTCGATATATACATTATCATCAAGGCTTTGCAGTGAATTACGGATAGAAATATGGTCTTTCCCCTTCAGCTTCTTTATTTTAACGTATTCTCCGGTTATTTCTCTTAAAAATTTATTGACAAAAATTTTGTCGATGACAATGCGGATGTCTCCGGCTTCTATTCTCGAAATATCGATGATGTCAGAAATAATCTGAAGCAGATCGTTTCCTCGCTTAAGAATAATATCAATGTAGGTACATCTTTCTTCATACGTCAGCGTTTCATCTCTTAGCAGGCTCGAAAATCCCATTATGGCATTCATGGGTGTTCTTATTTCGTGTGACATATTGGCCAGAAAGGCCGATTTAATCCGGTCACTTTCCTCTGCTTTCCTTTTTGCTTTTTCAAGCTCTTCTTCAAGGAGTTTTCTCTGGCTGAAATTGGTAGCTATAAACTGTGATATACAAGTATCTGCATGAGTATCTATGCAAAGGTTACCGCTGAGTAAGATGTTAATTATCTCTCCGTCTTTGTGTACCAAATTAAGTTCAAAATTGTCAATTTTCCTGTTTTTTTCAAGTTCCTGACGGATAAAATCAAGGCGAACATGTTCGTTTTCAGGGATTAAATCAAAAATACTTTTCTGCAATAATTCCTCATAATGATATCCTGTCATTTCGAGAAAAGCAGGATTGGCTTCTTCAAAATAAAAATTATTGTTGAGGCTGAAAAAAGGACTCGGTGCATTGGTAAACAGGCTTCTGTAATATTTTTCCCTTTCTTCAAGGGAAGCCTGCATTTGCATGAGTTCTGTAATATCACGCAAAATTCCTCTCATGACAGGAAATTCACGGGATTTTGTATCAATGGTCACGTGTATGCCTACCTCCACTTCTTTACCACTTTTCGAAAGAAGTGTAATATGGTAATTATGAACACTTTGTGTTTCCGAAAGCAAGTTAATCATCTCATTTCGCTGTGCAATATCTTTGTACTGCATACTGACATTATTCCCAATGAGTTCTTCTCGTGTATATCCGAGTAAATGATAGACAGAAGGACTGATTTCCAGAATTTTTCCTTCAAAAGTACTTTCATAATAAACGTCCAGCAGGTTTTCGAAAATGTTGCGGTAGCGCTCTTCAGCTTTTTCAAGAGAATTTTTGTATTGCTCCTGAAGTGAAATATCCATGATAATTCCTTCGAGGAAAATCAGTTCATCCTTTTCGTTCCAGACGCCATATCCTTGCTCGCCTACCCATTTGATTTCATGGTTTTTGGTGAGAATTCTGTATTTCAGCGTGTATTTCTCTCTTTTCTTCAGAGCTTCCTGAACATCCTCCCAGACTTTTATCCGGTCTTCTTCAAAAATCAGGTCGGAAAAAGCGATTCTTTTGTTATCGATAAGCTCTTCAGGGGTGAACCCTGTCAGTTCAACCGAGCGGTTGCTGATAAATTTCATTGTCCAGAATGGGTCGTTCTGGCAACGGTAAATCATTCCCGGAAGGTTGTTGATTAATTCCAGATAATTTTCAGAATTATTTGAAATATTATTGCTTTTTAGCAGCATGGTGGATATTTAACTAAAAAAATCAACATTTTTTAATGCTGCAAGATAAATTCGATAAGGTATAAATACAAATTAATTTTTCACCATAGATCACCTGTAGATTATAATGGTGGGGTCGTAATCTCTCATAAAAAACAGGTTTTTTTCGAAAAAATCCTTAAAAGTGAGTTGTCCTCCGGGGTTTTCAGGGCTGTTAAAAATTTCCTTTCCTGCCACTTCTGCCAGATCCTCAAACTTTACCCAGAAAATTATCTGTTCGTTTAACTTTACATTTGCCACCCAATTATCTATCAGGGGTGCTATCGCCACTATTTTAATGGGAGGCTCTTCAGGTTTTGTGTTGATATCATATATCACCAGATAACGTGAGATTTTTTCAGGGTTAAACGGAACAAAAACGGTAGTGTCATAAAACACATCAGGATTGGTTGGATCGGGATAAATCTGAAATGTTTCTTCTCCTGAACCTATTTTAATAATCTCTTCCGGAGATATTACTTTTTTAAAGGCAGTATCTCTGTAGGCTTTTATCAGACTTCCTTTTCTTCCGGTGGTTACTGCTTCATAAATAATGGTGTAAAAGGGGTTTTTCTTTGAAGCCATGGTCAGATTAGCCTTATCATGATCGTCAATGATACCTGATTTTCTTTGAGCAAATAATTGATTTTCATTTAATAAGAATAGAAAAAGCAATACAAGCAACCATCTTCCTGATTTCATAAGACAATTATTTTTTGATTAAGCATTCAATAATCTCACCAATGTATTGTGTATGGTAGTCTTTCAGGGGATAATGTGAATTTATCCGTTCATCATGGAAATTTTCAGGGGATATTGTGCCTGAATATATTTTACGGCATTTAACAACAAGCCTTGCTTCCCAGAACCAGATAAAACCTTCAGCATCATATTCAGGTGTCAGTCCTGTTTCCCTGACCTTGTCTTTGTGGCGGCCACTGAATTTTCCACAGTAATTGAGAATATGTCGCTGATTTTCAGTGAAAAAGCATAAAGTGAAAAGGGGATATTTTTCCGTAAATTCAAATGTGTATCTTGTCGGTCTGACATAAATGAGAGCAGTTGGTTTGTTCCATAAAATTCCGAAATGTTCCCAGCCTCCTGTCATGGTATTAAAATGTTCTTTTGTCCCGGCAGTTATCAGAAACCAGTCATCCCCGATCAGTTTAAACGGATTGTCTGTCAGCTTTTCAGGCTTTATTTTTTCAAAATCTTTCATCTAATTGATTAAAACACATTTTTTTTACCAGTACAACAAATAATTCTCTGCCGGCTCTGGGTTTGATGGAGCAGTTGCAGGGAGAGAAATGCCGAAAGTTAAAGCAGTTCCTGAACAGATTGATATATTCTTCAGCAGTTCCGCCAAAGGGTGGTTCTCCTTTCCCGAATTGATGGTTAAAAAACAGGCCGACCAGTTTTCCATCCTCATTCAGCAGGTCATAAGCTTTTCTGACGTAGTCTTTTCGTAGATCAGGATGGAGTGAACAGAAAAAAGTATGCTCAATGATGAGATCATATTTTCCTGAGTGTTGAAAAAAATCTTCCTGAATTATTTGATTTTCAGGAAAATGAGGAAATTTTTCCCTGAAAAAACTTACCGCTTTTTCAGCATAGTCGAGGAAAAAAATATTTGTAAATCCTTTATCAAACAAATAGGCAGCCTCGTAGCCA encodes:
- a CDS encoding SAM-dependent methyltransferase gives rise to the protein GYEAAYLFDKGFTNIFFLDYAEKAVSFFREKFPHFPENQIIQEDFFQHSGKYDLIIEHTFFCSLHPDLRKDYVRKAYDLLNEDGKLVGLFFNHQFGKGEPPFGGTAEEYINLFRNCFNFRHFSPCNCSIKPRAGRELFVVLVKKMCFNQLDERF
- a CDS encoding PAS domain S-box protein encodes the protein MLLKSNNISNNSENYLELINNLPGMIYRCQNDPFWTMKFISNRSVELTGFTPEELIDNKRIAFSDLIFEEDRIKVWEDVQEALKKREKYTLKYRILTKNHEIKWVGEQGYGVWNEKDELIFLEGIIMDISLQEQYKNSLEKAEERYRNIFENLLDVYYESTFEGKILEISPSVYHLLGYTREELIGNNVSMQYKDIAQRNEMINLLSETQSVHNYHITLLSKSGKEVEVGIHVTIDTKSREFPVMRGILRDITELMQMQASLEEREKYYRSLFTNAPSPFFSLNNNFYFEEANPAFLEMTGYHYEELLQKSIFDLIPENEHVRLDFIRQELEKNRKIDNFELNLVHKDGEIINILLSGNLCIDTHADTCISQFIATNFSQRKLLEEELEKAKRKAEESDRIKSAFLANMSHEIRTPMNAIMGFSSLLRDETLTYEERCTYIDIILKRGNDLLQIISDIIDISRIEAGDIRIVIDKIFVNKFLREITGEYVKIKKLKGKDHISIRNSLQSLDDNVYIESDKVRLSQIFENLLSNALKFTQDGYIEIGYEILPGFIEFYVRDTGIGIPPDKHEIIFERFRQATDSQAIDYGGTGLGLAIVKSLVTILGGSLRLDSAVNSGSTFYFTIPFSGKLKADHSAKKVEMIEHQKPNLTNRKILIAEDEINNYYYLESVISRYGAKVIWATDGYSAIEMMKNQPDIDLVLMDIKMPGIDGFIATRKIREFNQGVVIIAQTAYAMSHDRERAFQSGCTDYISKPIRIESLNKMLLKYFPA
- a CDS encoding flavin reductase family protein; amino-acid sequence: MKDFEKIKPEKLTDNPFKLIGDDWFLITAGTKEHFNTMTGGWEHFGILWNKPTALIYVRPTRYTFEFTEKYPLFTLCFFTENQRHILNYCGKFSGRHKDKVRETGLTPEYDAEGFIWFWEARLVVKCRKIYSGTISPENFHDERINSHYPLKDYHTQYIGEIIECLIKK